In one window of Arachis ipaensis cultivar K30076 chromosome B06, Araip1.1, whole genome shotgun sequence DNA:
- the LOC110263204 gene encoding uncharacterized protein LOC110263204, whose protein sequence is MEEEKDGEFHSHSQTQTQTQQQPNMFQTELNMLLVFLSLTYISTDECIEEGEGEGAEDKESTHIRREREKVPVAKTCTLSRIQDKRNDPKLGRRSFSSRFQTTIRDSRHGRKM, encoded by the exons atggaagaagagaaagatggAGAATTCCATTCACAttcacaaacacaaacacaaacgCAGCAGCAGCCAAACATGTTCCAAACGGAGCTGAACATGCTGCTTGTATTCCTTTCCTTAACATACATTTCAACCGATGAGTGCattgaagaaggagaaggagaaggagccgAAGATAAGGAGAGCACCCACATCAGAAGGGAAAGGGAGAAGGTTCCTGTGGCCAAGACATGCACCCTGTCAAGAATACAAGACAAGAGAAATGATCCTAAGCTTGGCAGGAGATCCTTTTCATCAAGATTTCAAACTACCATTAGAGACTCCAG GCATGGAAGAAAAATGTGA
- the LOC107645718 gene encoding mitochondrial adenine nucleotide transporter ADNT1, whose product MASETKIVNLAEEAKLAREGVKAAPSYAFTSICKSLVAGGVAGGVSRTAVAPLERLKILLQVQNPHNIKYNGTVQGLKYIWRTEGFRGLFKGNGTNCARIVPNSAVKFFSYEQASKAILQLYQQKTGNEDAQLTPVLRLGAGACAGIIAMSATYPMDMVRGRITVQTEKSPYQYRGMFHALTTVLREEGPRALYKGWLPSVIGVVPYVGLNFAVYESLKDWLVKSNPFGLVQDSELSVTTRLACGAAAGTVGQTVAYPLDVIRRRMQMVGWNHAASVVAGDGRVKAPLEYTGMVDAFRKTVRYEGVGALYKGLVPNSVKVVPSIAIAFVTYEVVKDVLGVEFRISD is encoded by the exons ATGGCATCGGAGACGAAGATCGTGAATCTGGCCGAGGAGGCCAAGCTAGCCAGAGAAGGCGTCAAGGCTGCTCCCAGCTATGCCTTCACCAGCATCTGCAAGTCCCTCGTCGCTGGTGGCGTCGCCGGAGGAGT ATCACGAACAGCTGTTGCTCCACTTGAACGCCTGAAGATTTTGCTGCAG GTCCAGAATCCCCACAACATAAAATACAATGGAACAGTTCAAGGTCTAAAATATATATGGAGGACTGAAGGTTTTCGTGGACTCTTCAAAGGGAATGGAACTAATTGTGCTCGAATTGTCCCCAATTCTGCAGTAAAGTTCTTCAGTTATGAGCAAGCTTCGAA AGCTATACTGCAGCTGTATCAGCAGAAAACTGGAAATG AGGATGCTCAGCTGACTCCTGTGTTACGTCTTGGAGCTGGAGCATGTGCTGGAATAATTGCCATGTCCGCAACTTATCCAATGGATATGGTTCGAGGCAGGATAACTGTACAG ACAGAGAAGTCCCCTTACCAGTACAGAGGGATGTTCCATGCTTTGACAACTGTGCTTAGGGAAGAAGGCCCACGTGCTTTATATAAGGGTTGGCTTCCTTCAGTCATTGGAGTT GTTCCATATGTAGGTCTAAACTTTGCTGTTTATGAGTCTTTGAAAGATTGGTTAGTTAAATCCAATCCATTTGGTCTAGTGCAAGATTCTGAGTTGAGTGTGACAACTCGCCTGGCATGTGGTGCTGCAGCTGGAACTGTTGGGCAAACTGTTGCTTATCCCCTTGATGTCATTCGTCGAAGAATGCAGATGGTGGGGTGGAACCATGCTGCCTCTGTTGTAGCTGGCGATGGAAGAGTAAAGGCCCCACTTGAATATACTGGCATGGTTGATGCATTTAGGAAAACTGTTCGGTATGAAGGAGTTGGTGCATTATACAAGGGTCTGGTTCCCAATTCTGTAAAG GTCGTCCCATCCATAGCAATTGCATTTGTAACATATGAGGTGGTGAAGGACGTTTTAGGAGTGGAGTTCAGAATATCAGACTGA